One Pyrus communis chromosome 13, drPyrComm1.1, whole genome shotgun sequence genomic window carries:
- the LOC137712765 gene encoding uncharacterized protein, with protein sequence MKGSQKDQEKVIWDQMRSSTGTPIPGPGSQSRATPKLLVWLLLFVSLTYIVYTLKVISTSRAACSDDNDPFTPLRLSSSSSTGNTTTAQDRTSQMLQLKTQQPDKANQPTEINDIVFGIAASAKLWKQRKNYIKLWYKPKSMRGIVWLDRKVEDKNPEGVGLPPIKISGDTSGFAYTNKQGHRSAIRISRIVSETLRLGLKNVRWFVMGDDDTVFITDNLVRVLRKYDHTQYYYIGSLSESHLQNIFFSYGMAYGGGGFAISYPLAMALSKMQDRCIQRYPGLYGSDDRMHACMAELGVPLTKELGFHQYDVYGNLFGLLAAHPVAPLVTMHHLDVVEPIFPNVTRIQALQRLFAPVQLDSAGIMQQSICYDKSKSWTISVSWGFAVQIFRGVFSPREMEMPSRTFLNWYRRADYTAYAFNTRPVSRNPCQKPFVYYLSKVRFNATTNSTISEYVQHRTPHPHCKWKMANPSNLDKVEVHKKPNPHLWDRSPRRNCCRIVDSKKKGTMVIDVGLCKEGEISEI encoded by the exons atgaaaggGAGCCAGAAAGATCAAGAGAAAGTGATTTGGGATCAGATGCGGAGCTCCACAGGGACCCCAATTCCTGGACCCGGCTCCCAATCTCGAGCCACCCCTAAACTCCTCGTCTGGCTCCTCCTCTTCGTCTCTCTCACTTACATCGTCTACACTCTCAAGGTCATCTCCACCTCACGCGCCGCCTGCTCCGATGACAACGACCCTTTCACCCCTCTCcgcctctcctcctcctcctccaccggCAACACCACCACCGCCCAAGATCGGACTTCCCAGATGCTCCAGCTCAAAACCCAACAACCCGATAAAGCAAACCAGCCGACGGAGATAAACGACATCGTTTTCGGCATTGCCGCCTCCGCCAAGCTTTGGAAACAGAGGAAGAACTACATCAAGCTCTGGTACAAGCCCAAGTCGATGCGCGGGATAGTCTGGCTGGACCGCAAAGTAGAGGATAAAAACCCGGAAGGCGTCGGTCTTCCGCCGATTAAAATCTCCGGCGACACCTCCGGGTTCGCCTACACGAACAAACAGGGCCACCGGTCCGCGATTCGGATATCCCGGATCGTGAGCGAAACGCTGCGTCTCGGCCTCAAGAACGTCCGGTGGTTCGTGATGGGCGACGATGACACCGTTTTCATCACCGACAACCTCGTCCGGGTCCTGAGGAAGTACGACCACACGCAGTACTATTATATCGGGAGCTTATCGGAAAGCCACCTGCAGAACATTTTCTTCTCGTACGGCATGGCGTACGGCGGCGGCGGTTTTGCCATCAGCTACCCACTGGCGATGGCGCTGAGCAAAATGCAGGACCGGTGCATTCAGAGGTACCCCGGACTCTACGGCTCCGACGACCGAATGCATGCGTGCATGGCGGAACTCGGCGTCCCACTCACTAAAGAACTCGGATTTCACCAG TATGATGTGTACGGAAACCTGTTCGGGCTCCTTGCAGCACACCCAGTGGCACCCTTAGTAACGATGCATCACCTGGATGTGGTCGAGCCCATCTTCCCCAATGTGACCCGTATTCAAGCCCTTCAGCGGCTTTTTGCACCGGTGCAGCTGGACTCGGCAGGAATTATGCAACAATCCATCTGCTACGACAAGTCAAAGAGCTGGACCATTTCAGTTTCATGGGGCTTTGCTGTACAAATTTTTCGGGGAGTCTTTTCTCCCCGTGAGATGGAAATGCCATCCCGAACGTTTTTAAATTGGTACAGAAGAGCAGATTATACTGCATATGCATTCAACACCCGTCCTGTTAGCCGAAACCCATGCCAGAAACCTTTTGTCTATTACTTGTCAAAGGTAAGGTTTAATGCTACGACGAATTCAACAATTAGCGAGTATGTCCAGCATCGTACCCCTCATCCCCACTGCAAGTGGAAGATGGCTAATCCTTCTAATCTCGACAAAGTTGAGGTTCATAAGAAGCCCAACCCGCATCTATGGGATAGA TCTCCGAGGCGAAATTGTTGCAGGATCGTGGACTCGAAGAAGAAGGGGACCATGGTGATAGATGTTGGTTTATGTAAAGAGGGTGAGATCAGTGAAATATAA